The following is a genomic window from Arthrobacter sp. NicSoilB4.
GTCCGCAAAGCGGTACGAAGGAATCTAGATGTCGAGGGAATCGCTGGGCTGGGGGAATGTTTCCACTACATTGGCACCCGCCGTGGAGGAACCTGCAGCCGGTCCGTTGGACCGGCACAGGTGGTCGGGTCTGGCGCGCAATGCCGACGCCGACCGGGTTCGCAATGCCCTGCTCGCCGAGGACCGGATGGGTGTGGTGATCACCGGTGACCGCGGTGTGGGCAAAACCCAGGTAGGACGCACCGCGATCGCAGGCTTCGGTCCTGACGTCTACACGCTTCAGCTCCGCAGCTCAGGACCGGGCTCGGCAACCCCGTATGGCTGCCTCGCGTTCACGCTCGCCCGCCTGCCCCAAAGTTCCCTTGGCTCGCCGACGGCCATCCTGCACGGCATCACTTCCCTGATCCGTGACGACGCCGCCGGACGAAAGTGCGTCATCCTTCTGGACAACGCGGGAGCCCTGGACGAACTGAGCACCGGCGTGCTGCTCAATCTGCTGCAGACCCGGACGGCGCGGCTCGTCGCTACCGCCCAGCGCACAACGGACCTTCCGCCGGACTTCTACTGGCTCATCACTTCCGGCCAGCTGGCCGAGGTGCGGCTCGCCAACCTCACCGAAGTCGAAACCCTGGAGGTTCTCAAGGCAGCGCTCGGACACAGAGTTTCCAGCGCACTGGCGAGCCAGCTGCACCAGCTTGTTGGCGGCAGCCCGACACTGCTGCAGGCGGTGGTCTCCGAGCAGATCGAACGGGGCAACCTTGTGCTCTCCGGATCTGTCTGGACCTTGGTGGATGAGGTGGTCCTTGACGGGCGCACGGCACTGGAAGATATCGTGCGGGCCCGGTATGCCCGCGAAACACCTGTGGCCCGGGAGCTTATCGAGGTGCTCTCCTGCGCCCGGACCCTGCCCCTGGCCAGGCTCGCGCGGATGTACAGTCCCGGAGTCATCGCAGACATGGAAGACGCCGGCCAGATAGTCGTCGACCGGACGGGCCGGCACCTCGTGACGCTGGGGGACCGTTATCTGGGCGACATCGTCCGCAACTGGCTCAGTGTGGAGCGCAGGCTGGAGCTGCGGGACAAGGTCCCGGGGCACCAGCAGGATGAGCTGAATGAGCTGACCGTGGAAGACCTGCTGGCCTACGCGGCGTGGACCCATGACTGCGACGCGCCCCTGGCACCCGCCCACGCCGTGGCCGCGGCCGGCGCCGCCGTGAAACTCTTCGACCCGAAGTTTGCGCTCAAATGCGCCGGCAGCCTGAGCCCGGAGGACCCCGAATGGCCGGAGGGGCAGCTGCAGAAATCCGCCGCCTACCTTCAACTGGGGCTGCCGCTGCAGGCCATGTCGGCCCTTGACGATGTCTCGGAGGCCCAGATCAGCGCCCTCGGCGCGGAGGCTTTCGCTGAGCTGGTAGCCGCCAAGGTGGACTGCATGTCATGGCTCGAGGACCGGACCGGACAGGTGCCCGAACTGATCCGGCAGGGCCGGCTGCGGCTCCACGAAATCGGTGAGAACCAGCCGGCAGCGACAACGCAGGAGCTGACCCGGGCCGGTCTGTCCCTTGACCTCAGCGAATTCAACTACCTCTCCTTCGTCGGTGACTATGAGCCCATGATGGACAGGCTCAGAGCGGCTGCGTCGTC
Proteins encoded in this region:
- a CDS encoding LuxR C-terminal-related transcriptional regulator, whose amino-acid sequence is MSRESLGWGNVSTTLAPAVEEPAAGPLDRHRWSGLARNADADRVRNALLAEDRMGVVITGDRGVGKTQVGRTAIAGFGPDVYTLQLRSSGPGSATPYGCLAFTLARLPQSSLGSPTAILHGITSLIRDDAAGRKCVILLDNAGALDELSTGVLLNLLQTRTARLVATAQRTTDLPPDFYWLITSGQLAEVRLANLTEVETLEVLKAALGHRVSSALASQLHQLVGGSPTLLQAVVSEQIERGNLVLSGSVWTLVDEVVLDGRTALEDIVRARYARETPVARELIEVLSCARTLPLARLARMYSPGVIADMEDAGQIVVDRTGRHLVTLGDRYLGDIVRNWLSVERRLELRDKVPGHQQDELNELTVEDLLAYAAWTHDCDAPLAPAHAVAAAGAAVKLFDPKFALKCAGSLSPEDPEWPEGQLQKSAAYLQLGLPLQAMSALDDVSEAQISALGAEAFAELVAAKVDCMSWLEDRTGQVPELIRQGRLRLHEIGENQPAATTQELTRAGLSLDLSEFNYLSFVGDYEPMMDRLRAAASSAVDDINPVHRLRSAIILMEALCMTGKEVEARKLLREIGGQLGEWSNVPRIRENFAWRSFNVLLLSGHWRQSIDMLKDASGRAGHGLHSGSAPTDLAVGLAYVYAGRGYMALDPLLAAIAQLEVRASLHSLRQAYAATAFAYAQTGNSVQATVYLDRARSADGAARFAIRSSAEFCMDMASRWLGDPEAKDRLVRSAEEHYRCGRYTLAGIFMLGATVNGTTKDFQFMEEIAALRQGPLAELSRIIAVGSRKKDAAIMLEAAGQAAAMELDAVQARCAALAFDFAKAAGLSGKASAAHAILESLADSVPALPIMPRNKGPLLTDRERQIATLAGNGVSNKDIALAIGISVRTVEGHLYQVFTKLGVSSRSDLLGLI